The Limanda limanda chromosome 13, fLimLim1.1, whole genome shotgun sequence region GGGCCCCTGGTATCAGTCAGCATGTGCAGACGGGGTGAAGAGGGCCAGCGGCGGGGTAACGATTACGGTTAAAGGCAATTAGTCTTCCAGTTTGAGATGTTCCTCTCATGCTTTGCTTCTTCCAATGAAACTGGGAGTGTGACCTCATTTATTCCTGCTAATAACATTAACCTTCAAGAACAGGCCTCTGGTGGTATTTTTCTAAAAAAGGCTGAATTATTTCACGGTGCTTCTGAACTTCATCCGTCACATGTTTTGCTCCGTGcgatgaaaacaacaataatataatctttcttttttttaactcccCCCCTCCTTTATTCCTACTAATTGAATCTGGAGTGTTTACTGCAGATTGATTGGGTGTGATGTCATTCTGAGGGCAAAGCTCTGAGGTTTAATGGAATGCAGCAAcatgttttcaacaaacatcTGTGGCTCAGAAAAACTTCATATCAGCTTTTGGCTCTACAGACAATATTTGACAGGAGTCATTAATGATTTTATGATGAGTATTGTAGacagtaaaaatatttaaaatactgcCTTCCTCATTGTGGTTCTATAACTTTTAAAGGGAAACTTAATGACAGAACCGGACTCTTCCGAAGTCGTATTGAATAGAACATTTTTTTGAGATGAATATTACATGTCACTCTTAAATCACTTAAAAATCTAATGGGACCATAACTGTTTATTTTGTCTGAATAAATATAATGAGGGCACTGCGCTCCTGTGCCAAATCATGGAATAATCAAGCCTCAGCATGAGAGCCAAATAATTTGATGGAGGACACTCGCAGACAAAATGAGTGAGTGGCAACAAAAAGAGCATTGTCCGCTTTGACGAGGACAAACTTCAAAACAAGATGCGAAACACAATGCTCTGCCCTCTGAGGTTAAGCACACAAAGGAGGGAGATTGTTAGACCGGCCTCTGAGATTCcaccataaaaaaataaaagaaatcatGTGAAGAAGTGTCGAGTCGGATAAGGGAGATCATCCCATCAGCTGTCACTCGTGGATACATCTAAACGTGCACCTGAGGAGCCACAAGGACCGAGCTGAGGCGACTTAAACCAGAGCAAAACAATATTCCTCCTTGAAGGGAAGATAGATTCGGAGAAAGACATATAGACTGAGTGTGAGAATGTTTTAATATGATCCAGCCATTTGCAATTAAAGAAATACTATGTTGATTTATTTCAGGCTCTCGGTTCATACAGCGGCTTCCCTTTGCTCACACCATCCCCATTTCAGCCTGTTGAATTAATAACCTCTGCCAATGAGCTTAGGTTTTCatttgcgtttgtgtgtttgtcagcataATTTCTTAAAAAGGACGTAAACAAATTCCATGTAAGGGGTGGGAGCATGACCCAAAGAGGAACCCAATACAGTTTGGTGCGTTTCCAGACAACAGGGCGGTTCCAggattgtttttttcacttttctagGGCGTGTTTCAAaactttcattgatttctcagataataattcaaggatcttgatgaaagcaGAAATCTGAGTTTGTGCAAACTGGTGCCAGTTTATCTGTGGGGCCTTGATGGAGGCATGAGGTCGACTGAGTACAATTCATACATATGGTTTATAATTAACTCTGGATGTggcatttttgttgatttctcagcgaataatttgtggatcttctcatgtttagggaactgatatttatctgtgtgtgcatttagATGCAAGTCCAAAAAGAATCCAGGTGTAGTGAATTTAGACCTGGTTTCATAATGGAACGGctgttcgatcccagtcttccccatctgcctTCCTACGTGTCCTTGGGCAtgatgctgaaccccaaattgcccctgatagaaaaagtgctgctcATAGACAGAAAGgcactaaataaatacagatcatttcCCATTGACTCTAGTGTTGTGCTTCAGTAGATCAGAGCGATTATCCATCATGGATCTCACCTGTCTTCAGCTGTTGGGCAGCAAGTTGATGCTGGACGTGACAATATAATAACACACCTTTACTCCCTCCCTCACAGGCCATCGTAAAATTATTTGGAACACTGACATTTTGTTAATCATCTCACGCCCACGAGAATAATGGTCGACgcacaacaaggtgatgtgcaTCCAACCGCGCAGCCTCTGATTAGGTCACAATAACTTGCAAGTATACTTTCACAACCTTGGCTGGATTGCCCTCGGACCTGCAGCCTCTCTGTTGGGAAATGTTTGGTTGCCGGGTTTGAAGTCATCTGATGGTTATTCAATGATTAGCCGGGGGTTAGGGGGACCATCAAATGCTCATAAGCCATAAAACGGGATGTGAGACGGGCCGTGTGTGTAGATTGGAGGGACATTCTTGTGACACAGCCAAACAGGAAATCTCCACGATGGCCTCATCTTGTCTAATCATGCATTTTCTTAAAAAGAATCTAAAATGTTCTTGTGTAATTAGCTGATCCACATCCTCGTGTTGTTTTACAGTCGAGAGGTTTGGGACCGGTGCCAAACACCTTGAATAGAATGATAATGGACTCAGGTAATACCTTGTAAAGAATCCCATGTCAAGGTCATTCAGTTctaaatgtatttgtgtatttgtgcaataaaaaaaaaaggatgtgtCAACTTTGATTTGACCTTCGCCATTTAGGAAATAgtttaataagaaaacaaagacattggAAGAAAAGGATGGAGCTTTATTATATGAAATGCACTGATCAGAAAATACACACTGCACAGTTAAAAAGGAAACCAGCCTTAACGTTAAAAGCAGCGTAGTTGTTTATTAATGTGCCGACAGCCAGAAAAGGAATAATGTTTCATGCTCTTCATTGTTTCGGCCACTGACTCGACCCCGGGCTGCCGTCGTCCTCCCCAGTTACTTCAGCTGCACGGGTTTCCTCTTGCGGACCATGAAGGAAGACGTTACTGCGAGTCCTCAAGTTAGGCGTCCGTGGGTACAGGAGGAAATCGTAGATAAGAGACGCTGCCATTCCTCCGCACATCGGGCCCAGCCAGTAAATCTAGAATGAAGGAAGTCACATTTGTCGTTTGACAGAATAAACtgcggtaaaaaaaaaaaagaaagaaagggaaacCACAAAATGCTTCTCAAGTGTTTGCTGACATTACCCAGTGGTTCTTCATTTCACCTAGGATCACAGCCGGGCCAAAGGAGCGAGCAGGGTTGATGCCACATCCAGTGAAACTTATCTGTAAATTACATTAGTCAAAAAAGTAACTGACAGGAGAAATAAATGCAGAAATGCAGTTACCCCTTAGTACAGTCGTCTATCGTGAACtttgtttaatttagttttggCACCAGTCATCTACTCCATCACTCAGTGCAGCTTTTCATATTTTGCCAAGAGAGCAGCTGCCAGACTTTTATCAAAGTTGAAGCTGCTAATTCGCATTTAACTTTATGACACTTGTGTAGCTGCCGTTGAAATTTTGATTTGTTGTACTCGCTTACTGAACTGCAGGCACATcagctgcatgcacacacagcgaAATAATATAATGAGGGAGAAAACAAATAAGGTCTTGAATCATTACCAACAGCTTCTATACACAGGAAAACAGTGTCCTCAATAATATTTAGACTGAAGGGGATATTTTGTTCAACGTTGAAAAATTGAAAATTCTAGAAAActccttaaaaataaataatttctcaAAGTTATTCTCATGAACCCTCTGCTATAAAAGTTTCTTGAAATAAGATAAATTTTACGATTAATCTGCACTTGGTCAAAAttgctgcaacaaaaaaaattcaACAGATTTAACCGAATTACAAGAGTGTGACTTCTTACAGCTGCAAAGTGGCCGAGCCCCACGGACAGCCCGATGGCCAGCGGTGCGAAGCCCTTCACATGACTCGCTTGTCGCTTATCAGTCACAGCGATCACACACAGCACCAGCTGAAGGGTGGCCAGGAACTCGATGGCAAAGCCTTGTCCTTTAGTCACATTGTTTAGCTGAAAAAGACAGATAACTACAGCTGAATGCAAAAAGTTAAGACCCAATCTGAATAAAATGATTGGTTTACATAAAACTCTGCCGTTCGGTCAAATGAGAGACAGGTGTTTACCTTGTTAACCCCAAGAGAATCTTTATGTCTGTATCCATTCACTATAGCGCTCGCTGTAACTGCCCCGAGCATCTGTGCCAGGACGTAGAAGACACACCTGAGGATGCTGATCTGGCAGCTGACCAGCAGGCCCAGTGTGACCGCAGGGTTCAGGTGAGCTCCACTGACGTGTCCCAGACTCTGAACCAGGGTGGCGATGGCCAGCGCGAAGGCCAGAGAGACCTTCAGCTCCTGAGCGAGCGTTTCTGTCTTAACGCCGCCCTCGCTCTTCCCGATGATGGCAGACAATCCGACAAATAGGAACAGCAACATACCGAGAAACTCTGCAGCCACGGCTCGCCAGAACACCCAGGTTCTCAGTTCCCTCATGTCTGCTCCTAACGCGTCTGCTGTGAAAAACCCCAACATGTCACCTACTTCAGCATTTATAGTGAAGGGGTTTGTGtgcagaggggggaggagagaagagatgaaCCAGGAAAAAGATGCACTAGAAGTTGGACAGAACTTGATTTTATGTGACTCAGATAAGCAGTACACAGCAATAAAGTCCTCTTCACACTTCAGCTGGCCTCCTTGACCAGTTCACAGCCTCAACGTTGTCCATGAGCGGCTCATGAGCGCCAGTGTCCGCTGAGGAGCTGATTCTGAACAGGTCTCTTGTTTTCTCACTGGAGGTCTGGTCTCTGGGGGTCAGGAGACGATGGTACAGAAGAGCTGCCACCACACCGGCACTCATCGGTCCCACCCAGAATACCTGGGAGAAGGAAGAGCAGGACAAGCGCGACCCGTTTCAATAactggtgaaaacaaaaccacttTCTGATTTAAAGCTTCCCAACACGTACCCAATGATCATCAAAAGACTGCAGTATAACCGCCGGCCCGAAGGATCGAGCTGGATTCATCCCGCATCCTGTGTAGCGGACCTGTAAACCCATATCAGAGGAAAACACTGCTGGCCTCTCCTGGCTGTTCATCAGCAGATTACACACAAGCCTGATTTACCCTCGGTTCATCCTACGCACATCCATTGTGTCGGGCCACGGGAAGACTGAGAAACCCATCTAACAAATGAACGAGGAAGGGGAATGTTTTCATGCACTCACCCCGGTGAAGTGTCCCAGCCCCACGGAGAGTCCGATGGCCAGAGGTGCAAACCCACAGACGTTGCGTCTTTTGTCGCTGACTGCCAGCACGCACAAGACCAGCTGGAGCGTGAGCAGGAATTCAACGGCCAAGCCTTGACTTGGGGTGATGCCATTTAGCTGCAAAGAGGAAACACACCAGCTATTCACAGGCCACCGCTGTCCACAAGTAAACAGCTTTGCTTGGAAGATTTTTTTGCTTACATTTATGAAACTCTAGCACTATGAAAAAtcacttaaaatcctaaaaaTGGTGCGCGTCATGCAAGATAAAACTAAATGCAAACTACTGATGAGGATTTAAAACACTCCTGACAGAAAATGGGCCTTTGCCTTTGTTGCATGACAGCTACAAATCATTGATAATTAATATCTGACTTTCCAAATGAACAAGCTGTCCCTGGCAGTTTGCAAATGAGGAAGTCTTGGAGATAAGAAGAGAAAACTTCAGACAATGAGTGTCTGGCTTTCACAGACAATCTAGGTTAGGCTGCAGGCAATTCCCCGAACGCCACTCAAGTAGAGCACCAAATGTCACAGGAAAATATGCTAGCACACAAGGTTCCTCCTCACCTTGTTAACACCGAGGGAATCTGTGGTTCCCGGCACGATCCGGTACACAATAGCACTGCCGGCCACTGCTCCCAGAACCTGAGCTATCACGTAGAAAAAGGCACTGAGGAAACTCGTCTGACTGCTGACCAGGAGGCCCAGGGTGACGGCAGGATTCAGGTTAGCACCGCTAATGTGACCTATAAACTGTGCTATGGCGGCAAAGGCCAGACCAAAGGCAAACGCCACTTTTAGCTCCTGGTCAGGGGACGGATTATTCCTGGTCCCTATCACAGTTGAGAGGCCGAAAAATATGTAGATGATCATTCCCAGAGACTCGGCGAGGACGGCCCTCCAGAACACACAAGTCTTAATGTCCCACATGGCCACTCACATAACCTCATGCTAGCCAGCCGGTTGTTTTTGGGGGAGTCTGTTTAAACGGTACAAAATTCAGTTTTGCTGCACGAGCAGGCAAAGTGAAAGCGTAGTGAGTGACGCTCATAGAGGGAGTGCAGGCTTTAAAGAATCAGGCCTGATTAGAAGCAGCTGAGAGATGCGTGTTTCCACCAGTGAGAaggacctccaccacctccaccacacctccaccaggcctcctccaccacctccaccacacctccaccaggcctcctccaccacctccaccaggcctcctccaccacctcgaccacacctccaccaggcctcctctgctcctctacTCCTCTGCTGCAACATAAAACCCTGGTGCTGATACTCTCATTCACTCTCATGGGagaccacaacaaacaaagtgtcAACTCAGTAGTTTAGAAAACATGTCCCATTGTAATGTGTTAAATGATGGAAGTGTGCttttagaaatagaaaaaacagagCAGGTTTTAGTGCATAAATTCACacaattaaaggttcagtgtttaaaATGAAGGTGAacgggatctattggcagaaa contains the following coding sequences:
- the LOC133018570 gene encoding aquaporin-1-like — its product is MLGFFTADALGADMRELRTWVFWRAVAAEFLGMLLFLFVGLSAIIGKSEGGVKTETLAQELKVSLAFALAIATLVQSLGHVSGAHLNPAVTLGLLVSCQISILRCVFYVLAQMLGAVTASAIVNGYRHKDSLGVNKLNNVTKGQGFAIEFLATLQLVLCVIAVTDKRQASHVKGFAPLAIGLSVGLGHFAAISFTGCGINPARSFGPAVILGEMKNHWIYWLGPMCGGMAASLIYDFLLYPRTPNLRTRSNVFLHGPQEETRAAEVTGEDDGSPGSSQWPKQ
- the LOC133018571 gene encoding aquaporin-1-like, with product MWDIKTCVFWRAVLAESLGMIIYIFFGLSTVIGTRNNPSPDQELKVAFAFGLAFAAIAQFIGHISGANLNPAVTLGLLVSSQTSFLSAFFYVIAQVLGAVAGSAIVYRIVPGTTDSLGVNKLNGITPSQGLAVEFLLTLQLVLCVLAVSDKRRNVCGFAPLAIGLSVGLGHFTGVRYTGCGMNPARSFGPAVILQSFDDHWVFWVGPMSAGVVAALLYHRLLTPRDQTSSEKTRDLFRISSSADTGAHEPLMDNVEAVNWSRRPAEV